The following nucleotide sequence is from Fusarium graminearum PH-1 chromosome 1, whole genome shotgun sequence.
TCGTGCTGCATGAGAGGAGAGGCAGACTTGGCAATGTCCATGTCGAGCTCAATGAAGCCGGTAGGACCGAAAGAGGAGTAGGCAGTAAGAGCGATGccctcagccttggcgagGCTGACAAGCTCAGACTGCTGGTGGTAAGGGTGAAGCTCGACCTGGAGGGTAGCAGGACGGATCTTAGCGTACTTGAGCATGTCGTAGATGCCCTGGGCCTGGAAGTTGGAGATACCAATGGACTTGGCGAGACCCTTCTCAACGAGGTCCTCCATGCCCTCCCAGGTCTCCTGGTTGGTGGCCTTGCTCCAGCGAATCTCGGTGCCGGCGTCATCGTAGTGCCAACCAGGGGGGTAGCGGACCTCGGGGTCGACGTATTCGAGAGCGACGGGGAAGTGGatgaggaaaaggtcaaagTAGTCAATCTGCCAGTCGGCGAGCTGACGGCGGGTGATGGGCTCgacgttcttcttgtcgtggTAAGTCTGCCAGAGCTTGGAGACAATGAAGAGGTCCTCTCGCTTCACGATACCCTCCTTGATGGCGCGGGCGACACCCTCACCACAAGCCTTCTCGTTGCCGTAGTCTGTTATCAAATCATGTTAGTCAGATTCCacatggtcttggcttggctcgTCCGGTTAAAAAGAGAGCTTCATGAAGCTGCCACCCCACATTGTAAGGCTCCCCATGTGGTGGAGGGGTAATTTTGCAGGGGTAAAGTGGCTGTTTCCTCGGGCAATTGGTACCGAAAATGAGGGGCAATGAGCAGGGATTCCGTTGGGGGCAGGAAGATTGTCTTGTAAGAGACGGATCGATCCGTGAAGTGGCCAGACGGGTATTGTTGGTTGTGGCCGTGACTACAGGGGAAAAGACATACCGCAAGCGCCATCGAGCAGACGGTAACCAGCCTTGATAGCGTTGTAGACAACCTCGGCGCAGTTGTCGTCGACCTTCCAGAGGCCGAAGCCAATCTGGGGCATGTCGAAGCCgctgttgagcttgatgttgggaaCGTTGACCATTGTGACGGTGTTTAATGAGGTTGTGTATTAAAGAACAAATGGATGATACaataagagaagaaggaaggaagaggagtAGAAATGGGAACACAGAGGAGGGGATAGGAGTATTTATGGTGGCAGAGAGAGAAACGTATGTTTTCTGTCTGTTGTCCCAGAATGTATGATACAAGCCCTCATGGCTGCGGCATGacagcagtagcagcagcatggTAGGGATTAATTGATAACGAGACTCCTTTTAAAATCCAAGAATGCTAAACTGCATTAGTTTTGATCTCCGTTTTTGCTTCGCCGGCCATAGAATGTCACTCTGCATGGAAGTAGTAGGTATGCATGTATGGTATGGCATGGTTACTGCGGTATCATGGGACTTCTCTTCGTGCCATTTAGGGTGTGAAACTCTTCAAGTCTAGAGGTGTGCAAGAAATGTATTGGGTATACCGGCGGCAAATCTCCAAGCTCCATCATGCGAGGCGAGGAAATGCCCGTCTGGCTTCTGTTCTGTTTTGAAGATAATGCCGCCTCCGGTGGGGTATCAGGGAATTCATCCGGCGGGTGGTGGGCATAGTCCTAGGATCTTGTCGCTCTTGATGTGTCTGCAAAATCCCTTTCTCTGGGCATGTGTTTGTACCAACGGTATATGGAGAATCCTCATGGTTAAATTAAATCTTGAACGCTTATCGTTGTCGTTGAGCTGGATAAAGTGTTATCGACAGGGAGGCTCATTTAAGATTCACAATAGCGCCATCATGGTAAACAACCCGAATTACCTTATGTATTACGATCTAGCCACATGTTTACAGTAGACATCCGATAGATAGACTAGAACCAGAAACATACCATACAAACAAATAATAAGTTGGCCGAGAGTTTGTAGGTAATAATACCTCGCTGGCTACATAGTACAAGAACCATTTCTGTCCAGGGTTCATATCACCCCGCAAAACCAAGCCATACCAAGACCGACCCCAGTTCAACGTGTAAGAGTGATGAAGCAAGCAacaggaagaagcaaaaaaggGAAAGTCACAGTACATATCTGTATGTACTCAACTTGTGTCGCTCGCAAAGCAGTACCATATTGTTTCATGACAATGCAGGTCCCCCTTCCTTGTCTCAGAGCTGACTGCGAATGATCTCTCTACTCATTCGTGCATTAATATGAGCTGCAGTGCCGCGACTAGACCAAGCAAAGATTGACAGCTTTGATGCTTGTCACATCAGTTTTACTCGCGCGGATATTTTTATAGTTgatgcatacatacatgagTTGCCTGAATGTTTAACCAGGCATGTACATACTGTAGATGG
It contains:
- a CDS encoding NAD(P)H-dependent D-xylose reductase, with the translated sequence MVNVPNIKLNSGFDMPQIGFGLWKVDDNCAEVVYNAIKAGYRLLDGACDYGNEKACGEGVARAIKEGIVKREDLFIVSKLWQTYHDKKNVEPITRRQLADWQIDYFDLFLIHFPVALEYVDPEVRYPPGWHYDDAGTEIRWSKATNQETWEGMEDLVEKGLAKSIGISNFQAQGIYDMLKYAKIRPATLQVELHPYHQQSELVSLAKAEGIALTAYSSFGPTGFIELDMDIAKSASPLMQHEVFTTLASKYNKTSAQVLLRWATQQGLAVIPKSTTPQYMAQNFDCFEWSIDEEDMKRISKMNLNLKFNKPTNYFPTEKLWIFG